The Cytophagales bacterium DNA segment CTCCTCTGAAGGTGCATGTGCGGCTTATTACAATTATTCAGGAGAAACAGAATTAGCAGAAGTCTGATATGAAAATGGAATTGAGTTGTCCTATGCCAAAACTTGACTTTGATCTAATCACTTTAGGTCACGGAAGTGGTGGGATATTGACTCACAAATTGCTTGATGCGGGCGTTTTTGATCTTTTAAAAAATGATAAGCTTTCAGAGCAACATGACGGAGCTATTTTAGATCTATCAGGCGCCTCAGCTTTTACAACAGACAGTTTCGTTATTAATCCCATCTTCTTTCCTGGAGGAAACATTGGTGAGTTGGCTGTCTACGGCACAGTCAATGATCTTGCTATGTGCGGTGCGATTCCAAAATATCTTTCCTTGAGCTTTATACTGGAAGAAGGGCTACTGATGACCGAGTTTTGGGAAGTTTTAGTTTCTATTAAAGCTGCGGCTGAAGATGCTGGTGTACAAATTGTCACCGGGGACACGAAAGTGGTGGATAAAGGAAAGGGTGACAAAATATTCATCAATACGACGGGCATTGGATCCGTGCACCCAAAATCTAATATCTCGGTTAACAATATTAAGTCCGGCGACTGTATTGTAGTCAGTGATCAACTTGCCAGACATGGTATCGCCATTATGTCTGTCCGCTCAGGTTTGGAGTTTGAAACAGACATTGAAAGCGATACCAAAAACCTAAGCAAGGTGGTTCAATCCAGTATTGAAAAATTTGGTTCTGACATTCATGTCTTGAGAGATGCCACACGTGGAGGCGTAGCCACAGTACTTAAGGAAATGGCTGAAAAGAGTAATCTAGGCATGGACTTGGAATATAAGGAACTACCTGTGAATGAAAGTGTGCTAGGAGCCTGTGAAATGCTAGGCCTGGATCCGATGTATGTAGCTAACGAAGGCGTCTTCATTAGTATCGTCTCCAAGGATATTGCCGATCAATACCTATCTTTTTTGCAAGCGCACGAGGCGTGTCAAAACGCGTCGATCATTGGAACTGTAACCAAAAATCATCCTAAACAAGTCATCATGACAAGTGCCATTGGGGGCAAAAGAGCTTTAACCATGCTTCCAGGGGAGCAACTTCCAAGAATATGCTGAACCTGGATGAAATAACGACCGACTTCTTATTGGAAAGCACCCTATTCTATGGAGATGAGGGGAATCCTTTGCTTGCCCCGAGAGGAGTCTGGATGAGCAATGGAAAAATATTTGTAGCTGATACAGGTCAGAACAGAGTCTTCGTTTGGAATCAGCTTCCAACTGAAAAGCATCAAAAACCTAGTATCACACTTGGTCAGTCAAATGCAACAGAAACCAAGCGCAACAGTGGACAATCAGTTTCGGCAAGTACCTTACACTATCCTTCAGGGATTTGGTCAGATGGAGAACGCCTCATTGTGGCAGATGCCTGGAATCATCGGGTGCTGATTTGGAATAGTTTTCCTAATCAAAATGGCCAGCCAGCCGACGTTGTATTAGGTCAACCTGAATTTAGTTCAAATCAACCCAACGTGGAGGGAGTAGGAAGTGACCCAACTTCCAGAAGCCTGAACTGGCCTTATGGTGTATTCTCTGATGGTACTAGCCTTTGGATCGCTGACACAGGAAATAGAAGAGTATTGTTTTTCAAAGTTATCCCGAACACCAATTATCAAAAAGCAGATGAAGTGATCGGAAAGGAGAATTTCACCCAGCGAGATTATGAAAATACCGATCCAATTTGGCCCTATTCCATCCGCATCAGCAAAACAGGTCAAATGGCAGTTACGGACACTCAATACTACCGGGTATTGATTTGGCATGACTGGAAAACTGGCCTTAATCAAAAAGCAGATGTCATCATTGGACAGGAAAACTTTGAAGGTAATGGACAAAATCAGTACAGATTACAGCCAGCAGCCTTCACACTGAATTGG contains these protein-coding regions:
- a CDS encoding NHL repeat-containing protein; its protein translation is MLNLDEITTDFLLESTLFYGDEGNPLLAPRGVWMSNGKIFVADTGQNRVFVWNQLPTEKHQKPSITLGQSNATETKRNSGQSVSASTLHYPSGIWSDGERLIVADAWNHRVLIWNSFPNQNGQPADVVLGQPEFSSNQPNVEGVGSDPTSRSLNWPYGVFSDGTSLWIADTGNRRVLFFKVIPNTNYQKADEVIGKENFTQRDYENTDPIWPYSIRISKTGQMAVTDTQYYRVLIWHDWKTGLNQKADVIIGQENFEGNGQNQYRLQPAAFTLNWCYDSFFHEGDLYIADTGNSRILRFSPFPEKNNPSAHSLIGHDDFGTGSENSKTMMGTTNALYWPFSICIEENLMAIADTGNHRVILKPLTT
- the hypE gene encoding hydrogenase expression/formation protein HypE codes for the protein MKMELSCPMPKLDFDLITLGHGSGGILTHKLLDAGVFDLLKNDKLSEQHDGAILDLSGASAFTTDSFVINPIFFPGGNIGELAVYGTVNDLAMCGAIPKYLSLSFILEEGLLMTEFWEVLVSIKAAAEDAGVQIVTGDTKVVDKGKGDKIFINTTGIGSVHPKSNISVNNIKSGDCIVVSDQLARHGIAIMSVRSGLEFETDIESDTKNLSKVVQSSIEKFGSDIHVLRDATRGGVATVLKEMAEKSNLGMDLEYKELPVNESVLGACEMLGLDPMYVANEGVFISIVSKDIADQYLSFLQAHEACQNASIIGTVTKNHPKQVIMTSAIGGKRALTMLPGEQLPRIC